The Coffea arabica cultivar ET-39 chromosome 6e, Coffea Arabica ET-39 HiFi, whole genome shotgun sequence genome contains the following window.
ACCAAGGGAAGcttttcaagaaagaaatatccTTCTCCAGACCTCCCATATCGAACACGCTGGCTGCTGTGTCTACAATCCCCAGTGCGGTTGAAGCCTCACCTTCCACTTCATTGACCGGAATGCTGAAATAACGATCACCTGTACGTAAATAATCATCGTCCTGAATTCCCCGATTGTTGACAATAAGATAGTACAAATGAGCCAGGAGATGGACGCCAGCTGGCATATGACGACGATGGATCTTTTGCTGAGAAATTTTGAGGGGGAAGTGCGCCCAGCAGAAAAAGAAAGTGTCATGAATCTCAGAGCGATCGGAGACTCAGAGATTCTTTCGTACTGGCATTGGTTTAATTGGTTTAATGGGGCCAGAATCAAGTAAACAACGTAAAGCCTTTCtttagaggtggcaatttgtcccaagtcccaatagGTTACCTATGCCCATGGGACTTTCGGCAGGATGGGTATTGGAATTTTATATTagatttaaaatgggacaaatcTCAATTATACCCATTAATTgatggaaaattttggaaaatacttggatacccattgggctcaaatagcaagggctccgtttggattaactatttttggaggttatttttgaaatattttattgtagtagtgtatatgaaaaatttttactataaaatttttttgaaatatttgatatactaatatggataggatgtttttgagttattgtatattactgtaacattgtatttgaaaatatttataatCATACCAAACAGAGTCTTAGATTCCAAACAGAGCCAATCCAAACagagtcttagattcaaaaattatcttaaacaatttttataatcataccagcgaatataatctagtagtcttcctagtcattattcataagaatttccagcatttcagTTAGTTTAGACCTATCATCCTTGGATAATGATGAGGATAAATTTTCAACACCCTAAATAccttggccatcttgatatatgttggaatatgtctgtatatctatcttttcctttatttgttaatccaattttttgtgaaaatcctgagtataaagcacttgcatgtttatttaataaaactaaaagaaatttaataaatcaaaaatattaaaattatataaaaaataaaaaatgaattaaaggaaaaaaaatatacagaaaatagatttgggtattgggcgggatcaatctaaactcATTCCAAAGTGATTCCGTCCAAGTTcgtcccaaaacacatatgggtaaggttgggtccgaacccatatgactcggttccatatcaaacccaagcaaatcccgcccatcccgcccattttgccacctctaccaTTCTTATCTCCTTGAGCAAAATTGCTGGAATTTGATATTCCAGCATGAGCAGGTCTTGTGCCAATCTTCGTTTTCTTGAATCTACAAAATCAACCAAATCCGTTATTTTTTGAGGATAAGTATTCAAGGTAGAAAGCAAGTAAATGCCATCAATGGCCAGGACCCACGCTAAAGTCTCGCGATCAACTACCTTCAATTTATCAACTACGAGGGCTTCGAGAGTTTGGAACTCTTCAGGTttcaacactttttgaattgcaGCAACTTTTTCCCTCTCCATGAGGTAGAGTTGAGGGCTAAAGTGCTGGTATGGCCCTAGCCCGGCCACCTGAGGGGCATAAGCTTCTGGCCTTGTCTCACTTCAACCTTTGGGCACGCGGAAAACGCAAGCAGGGGTATCCATTTCAAGAATGTGCTTTTTTTTGGGAAGATTGTACTAATTTGGTTCACCCATCTTTGCTCGCTCAGGCTTGAAGAGAAAACTGTATCGGATGACATGATGATCAGGCCTTTTGAATCTGGAAGCTATCGAGGTTTTTACTATTCCGAGAGAGAGTGACTGACTTGGTGGTTTGGGTTCGTGATGCGTTTGATTTATAGCAATAGCAATAGCAATTGCAAAGGTGTCGTCCTCCCAGTGTGTTCcaagaatattttatttcatccTTGAAAGACAAAATTATATCACgttttcttgaattgataaaaCTTATGCCTAATCACCAACTAGAACAATGCAATCGATAACGAAAGTCTGGGATAATTAATTTAATTGGTTTACTAAGTTTCGTGAGTTTCACAACACCGTTTGATTTGAGTGGGAGAATTTGACTGTTGCTATCTAGTTGCTCGTATAGTATTTTATTATCAGGGATTTTTATCTCGATTGAGGTCTGATACCAATGGCCACTAAccgcaatttaaaaaaaaaaaacccttttagattagttcaaatcttgatatacACCTTATCTTGCCCTTTAAATATGGCCTTGCCTAATGGGGCTTCGAATCCTCTGTCCCCTCTGTCCCTTATTTATATAACTGTCACGTGTCTCTAGCCTTTTGTTAATccaaacttaaataaaattacaagtttacccaaaatcaattaaaacagaTAACTTATGTATGATCATGTATGATCACTAgatcaattaaaacaaatcaATGGATCATGTATGATCAGCAAGActcttttttgttaaaaaaaaataaaaaaagttttcAGATAtctgttttaattgattttgaataaacttgtaattttatttgagtttgagttaacAAAAGGCTAGAGACACGTGGCAACTATACAAATAAGGGATAAAGGGGACAGAGACTACTTTGGGAACAGAGGATTCGAAGACGCCTAATGGATGCACAGTGAAAATTTGTTAAGAAGGCATCACGTTTTAAATATTTGGCAAAAGTGCTACTATTAATTTCAGAAAGTCTGCGATAAATGCGAGCAGGTGTATTATATGGTAAGTTTAGTAAGCAGTATAAATTATGTGTATTAGCAAGTAGCCAATAACGAAAACTCATTAGAAAAATGCTCTAATATTGTTAAGTGCTGCATTCTTCCCACTGCAATCGGACAAAATATATATCTGTCTCTTTTTTTAATGCATCGGATTCAGATTTGAGAACGTGAAACAATAGCAAGTCAAAATTAGTTAGGGATGGAACAATTATTAAAGTAGTAGAACATTTTAGTTGAATGGGTGACTACCACTAATTAGGATGATCTCCCATGCATCttggttaattttttatgattcgTAGCAGTAATCGCGCCAGAACAATTAGCAATCTGGACTCTGGAGCTTCATCTcttaggtttgtttggattgtgttttatttccccaattttatctgcttacatcatcattacaatttccaatacacctttttatcttcccaattacctttttatctcacacacatcatatcacaaaaagtgatacagtaaaaatattccaaataaaacacaatccaaacaatttACTGCAAGTAATTTATCTTTCCACCGAACCTCACTTTTTGGGGCCTGGAACTGGAAGTCGATCCAGCATACTCTCCctcacacacatacacacaaatGCATACGTTTTCATCACCAACAAACCTTTTCTAACGTTATATGTTTATTGTACAACACAAAcatctttccttttcaaaaacACACATTTTCATACATAAAATTTATACTCTCTCATACACACACAAAAatttaggttgtgtttggattgaatttttcatcatttttcatggaaaaattactgtagcgatttgatatatgtgagggaaaaaggtgatagagaaatgtgatcacgaaaaacaacaatattttccgacggaaacaagcaatccaagcatgGCCTTAGTTTTTGTAATAGTTTCATTTTATCAACATTGTCAagtaataattaaaaattattttcatccAAAGTTTAATAAGCTATATTGGTATTAAATTTCATAATATACATAAAAGACAATATTTCAATTCGGTGCTTAAATCCAGCAGATTATCAAACAGATTTGACTTTATGGATTCATCAAATTCAGAGTGTTgtattaaaattttcaattttcaaattttagatttcaactTTATGAAATGCCCCGTAAGTCATATATTCTGCACTATGCATCAAATTTTACTGTGATGAAACTGATTTACAGGACcatcttcattttccattttatacAACTTAGATACACCAGATAAGAATCTTGCTCTACAACTGTTATcgttgcaataaaaaaaaatgaaaaagataagAACCTTGTTCTGTAGATTCCCCCGTCCCCCCCTTTTCGTCCTTTACTACAACTCAGATACACCAGACAAGAACCCCCGAtctgaagattttttttttttaccttttttgtTCTTTACCATTAACATACAACTCCGCTGTTAAAGCTATGTTGTCTTTCTCCTCTCAAGTACCTGAGGGTGTTTATATGCATATTGTATTCGTAATTGTACATTTATTATTCTTTTCAAAAGTGagacaaataatttttttctttacttcATGTTGTGCAAATTGGAGACCTGACCACAAAGTAAAAGGAAACATTGATCACGTTCAACAGTTGGTTGAAACACTAAGACAGATGACAATCTTGAGAAGCATAATCTGATTGATAATTACAAAGTAACAAATAcataaatttccagatttcagtgGTGTATCATGCTAGGCTTTGCTTAACATTGTACTGATACTAGAATAGCAACACCTAATTAAACCATCAGCCTTTGGGCTGGTGGCCACTATCAAGCCTTTAAGACTTGGTTTAAAATGTGATTTTGCTTCAAAAAATTCAAGCGGGTGTGTAGTGCATCCGTTTggtccgaaaaaaaaaaaaaagaatagcaaCACCTAATTCCAGGTGGTCTAAAAGTCGTATTCTGGTTCAATGGAGTGATAAAATACAATTAAACAACACAGAATCAGTATACAAGTATATCTTTCGCttgaccatttttttttcctttcttggcaTTCTAGATATGAATACCACTTCCTTGAGAAACAATAAATTAATAAAGATATGAACAAAAAataatggtaaaaaaagaataaataaataaaacatatatTAGACATTTTACGCGCTGGTGCTGATAGGGATGATCATGATGATTCCTTGTTGAAGTTCCAGACTTTGTTGCATTGATAGAACTCGCAAAAGGTCTGCATGCTAAGCACGACCAGCAGCGCCACAGTGGAAACCACGGCCAGACATTTCCATGAAGCATACAAGTCCTTCTTCAACCGTCTAACCATCATGACCAAAAGTTTCTTGCTGTAGAAGTCGTTAACTTTGTCAATAGCAACCTCAATGTTGGACTTCTGATCTGAGCCAGCGTAACATCTCTTCATACCGTTGAATTGATCAGCAATTTCATCATCCATGAGAGCACCCTTGATAATCCCATTTTGCTTCAGCAGCTTCACGTCTTCTGCGGTGTCTATAATCCCATTCATGAGGTTGACGTATCGAGCAAATTCAAGGGTTGATTTACACATAGCAGCCTCGTAAGCCACCAGATTCCTCATTATCACTTCTGAGCTCGCGTTCAAATTCATCACAGGAAGGTACAAAGTGGCCTCCCCTTCCACGAACTTGATCTCATTGATGCTCCCAATAAAGGGTTTGCATTGGACTCCAGCGTAATGCCAAAGACGAGATACCGATGGAATTGCGATCTCATCGTCTTCTGGATTTCGCTCACCAGTACTTAGGTTGCCTTTTCTGAACAGCCCAGAAAGAGCTGACCATGGAATGCTCGAGACAGCCTTAACAGGCCTAAGAAGGTCCTGGGCACGCTTAGTACCAATGGTCTCCACTACGTCCAAGATTGCTTCCAAATTGTTGTGAACCACGTCTGGATCTTCCCTATCGCTCGAGGAGGACGAGGAGGTCCTGGATGAAGAGGTTAATGAATTCTTAAATTCTGTATAAACTGGTACAGTTTGAACGGGACGATTTTCTAAGGACCCGGACACGACACAACCCGGGCTGTTTACAATCACACGATACATCATATCTAACAAATGAAGAGGTCTACGGTAACGGTCTTGGTTGGTCATATCAATTGAGAACTTAACAGGAGATTGTGCTTCGCACAACTGAAGTAACATTGAGATCAACTCGATATCATCCTGATCATTAGGCGGAGAGACTTCAAGGGATTTGCGAACCTCTTTCAACAGAATAAGTGGGATTTGATTCTCAAGCATCATGATATCTCTCGTGACGATAGTGTTGTCCAACAATCTCCTGTCCGTGGCCTCATCCTGCACAAGATAAGAATGCAAGACGTGGAGAAAGAAACAACTGTCTATTGCTACAATCCACGCCAATGTATCTTGATCATAGTCCATGAACTTATTGTAGCAAGCCCGGGTGGAGGGATCCATCTCCTTCAACCTGTTGATCACGATATGTTGGAAGTTGAAAATCTGCTCGGGGGTTGAGATTTCTTTGACGGCGGCGAGCTTGTATCTCTCCATCTGATAGAGCTCGGGGCGCAGATGGTGGTATGGCCCCATGGCTATGAGCTGAGGAGTATATGCTTCGGGCTTTTGAAGGGTGAGTGTTTTGGGGACTTCAAAAACAGAAACGGGAGGGAGATGATCGATGTTGATTGCAATTTCTTTCCGGAAGATGTTGGTAATTCGCTCGACCCAGCCCCTGGCGCAAGAGCTTAAGGGAACCGTGCCTGACGAATATTGACGTTCCATTTCTTCTTTGGCTGTGGGAATAAATGTGAAAATGTAAGTTTGACAGGGCGCGCGGTGGCATTTATAGGGACGGACGGGTCCTGGCCGCCGCAATAGCTTAACTTTGGGACATGCTAATGCCTAATTGGTTGGAGCATCTGACGTAATTATGTTATTTTTAATTTAGGAAGCAATTCACCACTTGTTTTTTGATTATAGTAACTGA
Protein-coding sequences here:
- the LOC113695757 gene encoding putative UPF0481 protein At3g02645, with the protein product MERQYSSGTVPLSSCARGWVERITNIFRKEIAINIDHLPPVSVFEVPKTLTLQKPEAYTPQLIAMGPYHHLRPELYQMERYKLAAVKEISTPEQIFNFQHIVINRLKEMDPSTRACYNKFMDYDQDTLAWIVAIDSCFFLHVLHSYLVQDEATDRRLLDNTIVTRDIMMLENQIPLILLKEVRKSLEVSPPNDQDDIELISMLLQLCEAQSPVKFSIDMTNQDRYRRPLHLLDMMYRVIVNSPGCVVSGSLENRPVQTVPVYTEFKNSLTSSSRTSSSSSSDREDPDVVHNNLEAILDVVETIGTKRAQDLLRPVKAVSSIPWSALSGLFRKGNLSTGERNPEDDEIAIPSVSRLWHYAGVQCKPFIGSINEIKFVEGEATLYLPVMNLNASSEVIMRNLVAYEAAMCKSTLEFARYVNLMNGIIDTAEDVKLLKQNGIIKGALMDDEIADQFNGMKRCYAGSDQKSNIEVAIDKVNDFYSKKLLVMMVRRLKKDLYASWKCLAVVSTVALLVVLSMQTFCEFYQCNKVWNFNKESS